From a single Callithrix jacchus isolate 240 chromosome 5, calJac240_pri, whole genome shotgun sequence genomic region:
- the LLGL1 gene encoding lethal(2) giant larvae protein homolog 1 isoform X1, translating into MMKFRFRRQGADPQREKLKQELFAFNKTVEHGFPNQPSALAFDPELRIMAIGTRSGAVKIYGAPGVEFTGLHRDAATVTQMHFLPGQGRLLTLLDDSSLHLWEIVHHNGCAHLEEALSFQLPSRPGFDGASVPPSLTRVTVVLLVAASDIAALGTEGSSVFFLDVTTLTLLEGQTLAPGEVLRSVPDDYRCGKALGPVESLQGHLWHPTKILIGYSRGLLVIWNQASQCADHVFLGNQQLESLCWGRDSSTVVSSHSDGSYAVWSVDTGSSPMLQPTVATTPYGPFPCKAINKILWRNCESGGHFIIFSGGMPRASYGDRHCVSVLRAETLVTLDFTSRIIDFFTVHSIRPEDEFDDPQALAVLLEEELVVLDLQTPGWPAVPAPYLAPLHSSAITCSAHVANVPAKLWARIVSAGEQQSPQPVSSALSWPITGGRNLAQEPLQRGLLLTGHEDGTVRFWDASGVALRPLYKLSTAGLFQTDCEHADSLAQAAEDDWPPFRKVGCFDPYSDDPRLGVQKVALCKYTAQMVVAGTAGQVLVLELSDVPAEQAVSVAIVDLLQDREGFTWKGHERLSPRTGLLPWPAGFQPRVLVQCLPPAAVTAVTLHTEWSLVAFGTSHGFGLFDYQRKSPVLARCTLHPNDSLAMEGPLSRVKSLKKSLRQSFRRIRKSRVSGKKRAANAISKLQEANAQLAEQACPHDVEMMPVQRRIEPRSADDSLSGVVRCLYFADTFLRDGAHHGPTMWAGTNSGSVFAYALEVPAAAVGGEKRPEQAVEAVLGKEVQLMHRAPVVAIAVLDGRGRPLPEPYEASRDLAQAPDMQGGHAVLIASEEQFKVFTLPKVSAKTKFKLTAHEGCRVRKVALATFASVACEDYAETCLACLTNLGDVHVFSVPGLRPQVHYSCIRKEDISGIASCIFTRHGQGFYLISPSEFERFSLSARNITEPLCSLDINWPHDATQARLRESTKLSQANGTPSILLAPQSLGGSPDLAHSKGSDIPEPPEAALSPMSIDSATSADTTLDTTGDVTVEDVKDFLGSSEESEKNLRNLAEDEARACAILIK; encoded by the exons CTATGGTGCTCCTGGTGTGGAATTCACAGGCCTACACCGGGATGCAGCCACCGTCACACAGATGCACTTCTTGCCCGGCCAG GGCCGCCTCCTGACCCTGCTTGATGACAGCAGCCTGCATTTGTGGGAGATTGTCCACCATAATGGCTGTGCCCACCTGGAAGAGGCACTGAGCTTCCAGCTGCCCAGCCGTCCCGGCTTTGATGGTGCCAG TGTACCACCCAGCCTTACTCGAGTCACAGTGGTCCTGCTAGTGGCTGCCAGCGACATAGCAGCCCTGGGCACTGAGGGCAGCAGTGTCTTCTTCCTGGATGTGACCACCCTGACCCTGCTTGAGGGGCAGACGCTCGCCCCAGGCGAGGTTCTGCGCAG CGTGCCAGATGACTACCGCTGCGGAAAGGCGCTGGGCCCTGTGGAGTCGCTCCAGGGACACCTGTGGCACCCCACGAAGATTCTCATTGGCTACAGCCGGGGCCTGCTGGTCATCTGGAACCAGGCCTCACAGTGTGCGGACCACGTCTTCCTGGGGAATCAG CAGCTGGAGAGCCTATGCTGGGGGCGTGACAGCAGCACTGTCGTCAGCTCGCACAGCGATGGCAGCTACGCTGTCTGGTCTGTGGATACCGGCAGCTCCCCAATGCTGCAGCCCACAGTGGCCACCACACCTTACG gccccttTCCCTGCAAGGCCATCAACAAGATTCTGTGGCGGAACTGTGAATCTGG GGGCCACTTTATCATCTTCAGTGGTGGCATGCCCCGTGCCAGCTATGGTGACCGCCACTGTGTGAGTGTGCTTCGAGCTGAGACATTGGTGACGCTGGACTTCACCTCCCGCATCATCGACTTCTTCACTGTACACAGTATTCGGCCTGAGGATG AATTTGATGACCCCCAAGCGCTGGCTGTGCTGCTGGAAGAGGAGCTGGTGGTGTTGGACCTGCAGACTCCTGGCTGGCCAGCGGTGCCCGCCCCATACCTGGCCCCACTGCATTCGTCTGCTATCACCTGCTCGGCCCATGTGGCCAATGTCCCCGCCAAGCTGTGGGCCCGCATAGTGAGCGCTGGCGAGCAGCAGAGCCCCCAGCCTGTCTCCAGTGCCTTG AGCTGGCCCATCACTGGGGGCCGGAACCTAGCCCAGGAGCCGTTGCAGCGAGGGCTGCTGCTGACCGG CCATGAGGACGGCACTGTGAGGTTCTGGGATGCCTCGGGTGTGGCGCTGCGGCCACTGTATAAGCTGAGCACAGCCGGACTCTTCCAGACAGACTGTGAGCACGCTGACAGCCTGGCCCAGGCTGCTGAGGACGACTGGCCACCATTCCGCAAG gTGGGCTGCTTCGATCCCTACAGTGATGATCCCCGGCTTGGTGTGCAGAAGGTTGCTCTCTGCAAGTACACAGCCCAGATGGTGGTGGCTGGCACTGCAGGCCAG GTGCTGGTACTGGAGCTCAGTGATGTGCCGGCGGAGCAGGCGGTCAGCGTGGCCATCGTGGACCTCCTCCAGGACCGTGAGGGCTTCACATGGAAGGGCCATGAGCGGCTGAGCCCACGCACAGGGCTGCTGCCCTGGCCTGCTGGCTTCCAGCCCCGTGTCCTGGTACAGTGCCTGCCGCCAGCTGCTGTCACCGCTGTCACACTCCACACCGAGTGGAGCCTCGTGGCCTTTGGCACCAGTCATGGCTTTGGCCTATTTGATTACCAGCGCAAGAGCCCTGTGCTGGCcag GTGCACTCTTCACCCCAATGACTCCCTGGCCATGGAGGGGCCGCTCTCCCGGGTGAAGTCTCTGAAGAAGTCGCTGCGCCAGTCTTTCCGGCGCATTCGCAAGAGCCGTGTCTCGGGCAAGAAGCGGGCTGCTAATGCCATCAGCAAG TTGCAGGAGGCCAACGCACAGTTGGCAGAGCAGGCCTGCCCCCACGACGTGGAGATGATGCCTGTGCAGCGCCGCATTGAGCCCCGCTCTGCTGATGACTCCCTGTCAGGTGTTGTGCGTTGCTTGTACTTTGCTGACACATTCCTTCGAGATG GGGCCCACCATGGGCCTACCATGTGGGCTGGCACCAACTCGGGCTCTGTGTTCGCCTATGCGCTAGAGGTGCCGGCAGCAGCAGTGGGTGGTGAAAAGCGGCCTGAGCAAGCAGTGGAGGCCGTGCTGGGCAAGGAAGTGCAGCTGATGCACCGGGCGCCTGTGGTGGCCATCGCCGTGTTGGATGGGCGTGGCCGCCCACTGCCCGAGCCCTATGAGGCCTCACGGGACCTGGCGCAGGCACCTGACATGCAGGGTGGTCATGCTGTGCTCATCGCATCTGAGGAGCAGTTCAAG GTTTTCACACTGCCCAAGGTGAGCGCCAAGACCAAGTTCAAGCTCACGGCCCATGAGGGCTGTCGTGTGCGCAAGGTGGCATTGGCCACGTTTGCCAGTGTGGCCTGCGAGGACTATGCTGAGACCTGCCTGGCCTGCCTCACCAACCTGGGCGATGTCCACGTCTTCTCGGTGCCTGGCCTGAGACCGCAGGTGCATTACTCCTGCATCCGGAAGGAGGACATCAGCGGCATCGCCTCGTGTATCTTCACGCGCCACGGCCAGG GCTTTTACCTGATATCCCCATCAGAATTTGAACGCTTCTCCCTAAGTGCCCGGAACATCACAGAACCGCTCTGCTCTCTGGACATTAACTGGCCCCATGATGCCACCCAGGCCAG ACTCCGAGAGTCAACCAAGCTGAGCCAGGCTAACGGGACCCCAAGCATCCTGCTGGCCCCACAGAGCCTTGGTGGAAGCCCTGATCTAGCCCACAGCAAGGGATCTG ACATCCCAGAGCCACCTGAGGCCGCACTCTCGCCCATGTCCATTGACTCAGCCACCAGTGCTGACACCACGCTGGACACGACAGGGGACGTCACGGTGGAAGATGTGAAGGATTTTCTGGG CTCCTCTGAGGAGTCTGAGAAGAACCTGAGGAACCTGGCAGAAGATGAGGCCCGTGCCTGTGCCATCCTGATCAAATGa
- the LLGL1 gene encoding lethal(2) giant larvae protein homolog 1 isoform X2, whose protein sequence is MMKFRFRRQGADPQREKLKQELFAFNKTVEHGFPNQPSALAFDPELRIMAIGTRSGAVKIYGAPGVEFTGLHRDAATVTQMHFLPGQGRLLTLLDDSSLHLWEIVHHNGCAHLEEALSFQLPSRPGFDGASVPPSLTRVTVVLLVAASDIAALGTEGSSVFFLDVTTLTLLEGQTLAPGEVLRSVPDDYRCGKALGPVESLQGHLWHPTKILIGYSRGLLVIWNQASQCADHVFLGNQLESLCWGRDSSTVVSSHSDGSYAVWSVDTGSSPMLQPTVATTPYGPFPCKAINKILWRNCESGGHFIIFSGGMPRASYGDRHCVSVLRAETLVTLDFTSRIIDFFTVHSIRPEDEFDDPQALAVLLEEELVVLDLQTPGWPAVPAPYLAPLHSSAITCSAHVANVPAKLWARIVSAGEQQSPQPVSSALSWPITGGRNLAQEPLQRGLLLTGHEDGTVRFWDASGVALRPLYKLSTAGLFQTDCEHADSLAQAAEDDWPPFRKVGCFDPYSDDPRLGVQKVALCKYTAQMVVAGTAGQVLVLELSDVPAEQAVSVAIVDLLQDREGFTWKGHERLSPRTGLLPWPAGFQPRVLVQCLPPAAVTAVTLHTEWSLVAFGTSHGFGLFDYQRKSPVLARCTLHPNDSLAMEGPLSRVKSLKKSLRQSFRRIRKSRVSGKKRAANAISKLQEANAQLAEQACPHDVEMMPVQRRIEPRSADDSLSGVVRCLYFADTFLRDGAHHGPTMWAGTNSGSVFAYALEVPAAAVGGEKRPEQAVEAVLGKEVQLMHRAPVVAIAVLDGRGRPLPEPYEASRDLAQAPDMQGGHAVLIASEEQFKVFTLPKVSAKTKFKLTAHEGCRVRKVALATFASVACEDYAETCLACLTNLGDVHVFSVPGLRPQVHYSCIRKEDISGIASCIFTRHGQGFYLISPSEFERFSLSARNITEPLCSLDINWPHDATQARLRESTKLSQANGTPSILLAPQSLGGSPDLAHSKGSDIPEPPEAALSPMSIDSATSADTTLDTTGDVTVEDVKDFLGSSEESEKNLRNLAEDEARACAILIK, encoded by the exons CTATGGTGCTCCTGGTGTGGAATTCACAGGCCTACACCGGGATGCAGCCACCGTCACACAGATGCACTTCTTGCCCGGCCAG GGCCGCCTCCTGACCCTGCTTGATGACAGCAGCCTGCATTTGTGGGAGATTGTCCACCATAATGGCTGTGCCCACCTGGAAGAGGCACTGAGCTTCCAGCTGCCCAGCCGTCCCGGCTTTGATGGTGCCAG TGTACCACCCAGCCTTACTCGAGTCACAGTGGTCCTGCTAGTGGCTGCCAGCGACATAGCAGCCCTGGGCACTGAGGGCAGCAGTGTCTTCTTCCTGGATGTGACCACCCTGACCCTGCTTGAGGGGCAGACGCTCGCCCCAGGCGAGGTTCTGCGCAG CGTGCCAGATGACTACCGCTGCGGAAAGGCGCTGGGCCCTGTGGAGTCGCTCCAGGGACACCTGTGGCACCCCACGAAGATTCTCATTGGCTACAGCCGGGGCCTGCTGGTCATCTGGAACCAGGCCTCACAGTGTGCGGACCACGTCTTCCTGGGGAATCAG CTGGAGAGCCTATGCTGGGGGCGTGACAGCAGCACTGTCGTCAGCTCGCACAGCGATGGCAGCTACGCTGTCTGGTCTGTGGATACCGGCAGCTCCCCAATGCTGCAGCCCACAGTGGCCACCACACCTTACG gccccttTCCCTGCAAGGCCATCAACAAGATTCTGTGGCGGAACTGTGAATCTGG GGGCCACTTTATCATCTTCAGTGGTGGCATGCCCCGTGCCAGCTATGGTGACCGCCACTGTGTGAGTGTGCTTCGAGCTGAGACATTGGTGACGCTGGACTTCACCTCCCGCATCATCGACTTCTTCACTGTACACAGTATTCGGCCTGAGGATG AATTTGATGACCCCCAAGCGCTGGCTGTGCTGCTGGAAGAGGAGCTGGTGGTGTTGGACCTGCAGACTCCTGGCTGGCCAGCGGTGCCCGCCCCATACCTGGCCCCACTGCATTCGTCTGCTATCACCTGCTCGGCCCATGTGGCCAATGTCCCCGCCAAGCTGTGGGCCCGCATAGTGAGCGCTGGCGAGCAGCAGAGCCCCCAGCCTGTCTCCAGTGCCTTG AGCTGGCCCATCACTGGGGGCCGGAACCTAGCCCAGGAGCCGTTGCAGCGAGGGCTGCTGCTGACCGG CCATGAGGACGGCACTGTGAGGTTCTGGGATGCCTCGGGTGTGGCGCTGCGGCCACTGTATAAGCTGAGCACAGCCGGACTCTTCCAGACAGACTGTGAGCACGCTGACAGCCTGGCCCAGGCTGCTGAGGACGACTGGCCACCATTCCGCAAG gTGGGCTGCTTCGATCCCTACAGTGATGATCCCCGGCTTGGTGTGCAGAAGGTTGCTCTCTGCAAGTACACAGCCCAGATGGTGGTGGCTGGCACTGCAGGCCAG GTGCTGGTACTGGAGCTCAGTGATGTGCCGGCGGAGCAGGCGGTCAGCGTGGCCATCGTGGACCTCCTCCAGGACCGTGAGGGCTTCACATGGAAGGGCCATGAGCGGCTGAGCCCACGCACAGGGCTGCTGCCCTGGCCTGCTGGCTTCCAGCCCCGTGTCCTGGTACAGTGCCTGCCGCCAGCTGCTGTCACCGCTGTCACACTCCACACCGAGTGGAGCCTCGTGGCCTTTGGCACCAGTCATGGCTTTGGCCTATTTGATTACCAGCGCAAGAGCCCTGTGCTGGCcag GTGCACTCTTCACCCCAATGACTCCCTGGCCATGGAGGGGCCGCTCTCCCGGGTGAAGTCTCTGAAGAAGTCGCTGCGCCAGTCTTTCCGGCGCATTCGCAAGAGCCGTGTCTCGGGCAAGAAGCGGGCTGCTAATGCCATCAGCAAG TTGCAGGAGGCCAACGCACAGTTGGCAGAGCAGGCCTGCCCCCACGACGTGGAGATGATGCCTGTGCAGCGCCGCATTGAGCCCCGCTCTGCTGATGACTCCCTGTCAGGTGTTGTGCGTTGCTTGTACTTTGCTGACACATTCCTTCGAGATG GGGCCCACCATGGGCCTACCATGTGGGCTGGCACCAACTCGGGCTCTGTGTTCGCCTATGCGCTAGAGGTGCCGGCAGCAGCAGTGGGTGGTGAAAAGCGGCCTGAGCAAGCAGTGGAGGCCGTGCTGGGCAAGGAAGTGCAGCTGATGCACCGGGCGCCTGTGGTGGCCATCGCCGTGTTGGATGGGCGTGGCCGCCCACTGCCCGAGCCCTATGAGGCCTCACGGGACCTGGCGCAGGCACCTGACATGCAGGGTGGTCATGCTGTGCTCATCGCATCTGAGGAGCAGTTCAAG GTTTTCACACTGCCCAAGGTGAGCGCCAAGACCAAGTTCAAGCTCACGGCCCATGAGGGCTGTCGTGTGCGCAAGGTGGCATTGGCCACGTTTGCCAGTGTGGCCTGCGAGGACTATGCTGAGACCTGCCTGGCCTGCCTCACCAACCTGGGCGATGTCCACGTCTTCTCGGTGCCTGGCCTGAGACCGCAGGTGCATTACTCCTGCATCCGGAAGGAGGACATCAGCGGCATCGCCTCGTGTATCTTCACGCGCCACGGCCAGG GCTTTTACCTGATATCCCCATCAGAATTTGAACGCTTCTCCCTAAGTGCCCGGAACATCACAGAACCGCTCTGCTCTCTGGACATTAACTGGCCCCATGATGCCACCCAGGCCAG ACTCCGAGAGTCAACCAAGCTGAGCCAGGCTAACGGGACCCCAAGCATCCTGCTGGCCCCACAGAGCCTTGGTGGAAGCCCTGATCTAGCCCACAGCAAGGGATCTG ACATCCCAGAGCCACCTGAGGCCGCACTCTCGCCCATGTCCATTGACTCAGCCACCAGTGCTGACACCACGCTGGACACGACAGGGGACGTCACGGTGGAAGATGTGAAGGATTTTCTGGG CTCCTCTGAGGAGTCTGAGAAGAACCTGAGGAACCTGGCAGAAGATGAGGCCCGTGCCTGTGCCATCCTGATCAAATGa
- the LLGL1 gene encoding lethal(2) giant larvae protein homolog 1 isoform X3, producing the protein MMKFRFRRQGADPQREKLKQELFAFNKGRLLTLLDDSSLHLWEIVHHNGCAHLEEALSFQLPSRPGFDGASVPPSLTRVTVVLLVAASDIAALGTEGSSVFFLDVTTLTLLEGQTLAPGEVLRSVPDDYRCGKALGPVESLQGHLWHPTKILIGYSRGLLVIWNQASQCADHVFLGNQQLESLCWGRDSSTVVSSHSDGSYAVWSVDTGSSPMLQPTVATTPYGPFPCKAINKILWRNCESGGHFIIFSGGMPRASYGDRHCVSVLRAETLVTLDFTSRIIDFFTVHSIRPEDEFDDPQALAVLLEEELVVLDLQTPGWPAVPAPYLAPLHSSAITCSAHVANVPAKLWARIVSAGEQQSPQPVSSALSWPITGGRNLAQEPLQRGLLLTGHEDGTVRFWDASGVALRPLYKLSTAGLFQTDCEHADSLAQAAEDDWPPFRKVGCFDPYSDDPRLGVQKVALCKYTAQMVVAGTAGQVLVLELSDVPAEQAVSVAIVDLLQDREGFTWKGHERLSPRTGLLPWPAGFQPRVLVQCLPPAAVTAVTLHTEWSLVAFGTSHGFGLFDYQRKSPVLARCTLHPNDSLAMEGPLSRVKSLKKSLRQSFRRIRKSRVSGKKRAANAISKLQEANAQLAEQACPHDVEMMPVQRRIEPRSADDSLSGVVRCLYFADTFLRDGAHHGPTMWAGTNSGSVFAYALEVPAAAVGGEKRPEQAVEAVLGKEVQLMHRAPVVAIAVLDGRGRPLPEPYEASRDLAQAPDMQGGHAVLIASEEQFKVFTLPKVSAKTKFKLTAHEGCRVRKVALATFASVACEDYAETCLACLTNLGDVHVFSVPGLRPQVHYSCIRKEDISGIASCIFTRHGQGFYLISPSEFERFSLSARNITEPLCSLDINWPHDATQARLRESTKLSQANGTPSILLAPQSLGGSPDLAHSKGSDIPEPPEAALSPMSIDSATSADTTLDTTGDVTVEDVKDFLGSSEESEKNLRNLAEDEARACAILIK; encoded by the exons GGCCGCCTCCTGACCCTGCTTGATGACAGCAGCCTGCATTTGTGGGAGATTGTCCACCATAATGGCTGTGCCCACCTGGAAGAGGCACTGAGCTTCCAGCTGCCCAGCCGTCCCGGCTTTGATGGTGCCAG TGTACCACCCAGCCTTACTCGAGTCACAGTGGTCCTGCTAGTGGCTGCCAGCGACATAGCAGCCCTGGGCACTGAGGGCAGCAGTGTCTTCTTCCTGGATGTGACCACCCTGACCCTGCTTGAGGGGCAGACGCTCGCCCCAGGCGAGGTTCTGCGCAG CGTGCCAGATGACTACCGCTGCGGAAAGGCGCTGGGCCCTGTGGAGTCGCTCCAGGGACACCTGTGGCACCCCACGAAGATTCTCATTGGCTACAGCCGGGGCCTGCTGGTCATCTGGAACCAGGCCTCACAGTGTGCGGACCACGTCTTCCTGGGGAATCAG CAGCTGGAGAGCCTATGCTGGGGGCGTGACAGCAGCACTGTCGTCAGCTCGCACAGCGATGGCAGCTACGCTGTCTGGTCTGTGGATACCGGCAGCTCCCCAATGCTGCAGCCCACAGTGGCCACCACACCTTACG gccccttTCCCTGCAAGGCCATCAACAAGATTCTGTGGCGGAACTGTGAATCTGG GGGCCACTTTATCATCTTCAGTGGTGGCATGCCCCGTGCCAGCTATGGTGACCGCCACTGTGTGAGTGTGCTTCGAGCTGAGACATTGGTGACGCTGGACTTCACCTCCCGCATCATCGACTTCTTCACTGTACACAGTATTCGGCCTGAGGATG AATTTGATGACCCCCAAGCGCTGGCTGTGCTGCTGGAAGAGGAGCTGGTGGTGTTGGACCTGCAGACTCCTGGCTGGCCAGCGGTGCCCGCCCCATACCTGGCCCCACTGCATTCGTCTGCTATCACCTGCTCGGCCCATGTGGCCAATGTCCCCGCCAAGCTGTGGGCCCGCATAGTGAGCGCTGGCGAGCAGCAGAGCCCCCAGCCTGTCTCCAGTGCCTTG AGCTGGCCCATCACTGGGGGCCGGAACCTAGCCCAGGAGCCGTTGCAGCGAGGGCTGCTGCTGACCGG CCATGAGGACGGCACTGTGAGGTTCTGGGATGCCTCGGGTGTGGCGCTGCGGCCACTGTATAAGCTGAGCACAGCCGGACTCTTCCAGACAGACTGTGAGCACGCTGACAGCCTGGCCCAGGCTGCTGAGGACGACTGGCCACCATTCCGCAAG gTGGGCTGCTTCGATCCCTACAGTGATGATCCCCGGCTTGGTGTGCAGAAGGTTGCTCTCTGCAAGTACACAGCCCAGATGGTGGTGGCTGGCACTGCAGGCCAG GTGCTGGTACTGGAGCTCAGTGATGTGCCGGCGGAGCAGGCGGTCAGCGTGGCCATCGTGGACCTCCTCCAGGACCGTGAGGGCTTCACATGGAAGGGCCATGAGCGGCTGAGCCCACGCACAGGGCTGCTGCCCTGGCCTGCTGGCTTCCAGCCCCGTGTCCTGGTACAGTGCCTGCCGCCAGCTGCTGTCACCGCTGTCACACTCCACACCGAGTGGAGCCTCGTGGCCTTTGGCACCAGTCATGGCTTTGGCCTATTTGATTACCAGCGCAAGAGCCCTGTGCTGGCcag GTGCACTCTTCACCCCAATGACTCCCTGGCCATGGAGGGGCCGCTCTCCCGGGTGAAGTCTCTGAAGAAGTCGCTGCGCCAGTCTTTCCGGCGCATTCGCAAGAGCCGTGTCTCGGGCAAGAAGCGGGCTGCTAATGCCATCAGCAAG TTGCAGGAGGCCAACGCACAGTTGGCAGAGCAGGCCTGCCCCCACGACGTGGAGATGATGCCTGTGCAGCGCCGCATTGAGCCCCGCTCTGCTGATGACTCCCTGTCAGGTGTTGTGCGTTGCTTGTACTTTGCTGACACATTCCTTCGAGATG GGGCCCACCATGGGCCTACCATGTGGGCTGGCACCAACTCGGGCTCTGTGTTCGCCTATGCGCTAGAGGTGCCGGCAGCAGCAGTGGGTGGTGAAAAGCGGCCTGAGCAAGCAGTGGAGGCCGTGCTGGGCAAGGAAGTGCAGCTGATGCACCGGGCGCCTGTGGTGGCCATCGCCGTGTTGGATGGGCGTGGCCGCCCACTGCCCGAGCCCTATGAGGCCTCACGGGACCTGGCGCAGGCACCTGACATGCAGGGTGGTCATGCTGTGCTCATCGCATCTGAGGAGCAGTTCAAG GTTTTCACACTGCCCAAGGTGAGCGCCAAGACCAAGTTCAAGCTCACGGCCCATGAGGGCTGTCGTGTGCGCAAGGTGGCATTGGCCACGTTTGCCAGTGTGGCCTGCGAGGACTATGCTGAGACCTGCCTGGCCTGCCTCACCAACCTGGGCGATGTCCACGTCTTCTCGGTGCCTGGCCTGAGACCGCAGGTGCATTACTCCTGCATCCGGAAGGAGGACATCAGCGGCATCGCCTCGTGTATCTTCACGCGCCACGGCCAGG GCTTTTACCTGATATCCCCATCAGAATTTGAACGCTTCTCCCTAAGTGCCCGGAACATCACAGAACCGCTCTGCTCTCTGGACATTAACTGGCCCCATGATGCCACCCAGGCCAG ACTCCGAGAGTCAACCAAGCTGAGCCAGGCTAACGGGACCCCAAGCATCCTGCTGGCCCCACAGAGCCTTGGTGGAAGCCCTGATCTAGCCCACAGCAAGGGATCTG ACATCCCAGAGCCACCTGAGGCCGCACTCTCGCCCATGTCCATTGACTCAGCCACCAGTGCTGACACCACGCTGGACACGACAGGGGACGTCACGGTGGAAGATGTGAAGGATTTTCTGGG CTCCTCTGAGGAGTCTGAGAAGAACCTGAGGAACCTGGCAGAAGATGAGGCCCGTGCCTGTGCCATCCTGATCAAATGa